Genomic DNA from Leptospira venezuelensis:
CGGGTGGAAAGTTACATTCTAAATGGACAAAGTACACTTATTGTTTTTTGTTCCTTCTTCCTTTATTGTATCCATTCTTATTGAAGCCCAGCGAACAGTTATACTCCGACCATTTGGGCAAATTTATATTGGGAGAGTCCGTAGGACGGAATGGATTTCTTTCAGGCAATTTGGCATTGCCATCTCGAAGTTTAGATCCGGAAGGAAATTATTGCTCAAATGAATGTATTCGCATCGGTGATGAACTAATCAGTCCATTCCCTGTTGCATTAGGTTATGTATATGCAATATTTCTACCTTGGAGTGGGATCACTGGCGTATACATTGCAGTTTCGGTTTTGATCCTTCTATCCTTATTATTCCTTTCGATCTTATGGGATTGGGATCCGATCTATTTGGGAGTTTTGGTTTTAGCCTCTCCTTTTTTAGTAAATGGATATTTCTTCCCGGATGTTGGAATTGCCTCCTTTTTGTTTATAGGGGGAAGCTTTTTATTTTTGAGATCCGACACTTCTTCTTCCTGGATGCGGTTTGTAAGTTCAGGCTTTATCTGTGCTTCTGCTGCTTGGTTTAGGATAGAGAGTATCGTATTCCCATTATCTTTTATTTTTTTCTTAAGTATATATAATATTTCTAATATAGAAGAACGAAAGAAAATTTTAAGTTATTCTCTTGGATTTTTGCTTGGGATAGGGCTTTTACTTGGCATACAGTATGTTCTATATGGACATCCATTAGGCCCGAGGTTTTCCTTTAACCAACCTACAATGTTCCTACTTCCTTGGAAGAAATGGAAAATTTATACAGGGCTTTTGATCGCTAATCAAAATCGGATCGGTTTTTTCGGATATACTCCTGGATTCTTGATCGCTCTCCTCTTCTTTGTATATTATATTTTCTTTAATAAGAATCCTTTAAAAAGAGGTCTTACATTTGAGATCTCGAATCGGGATCTATTTGTTCTTTCGGGTCTTGCCGCATTTTTCGCATTAGTGATTTCTGCTCCGAATGATGGGCTTATTGATTTTGGTTCCAGATATCTTCATTTGAGTTTGCCTGCGTTCGCAGGAATGTTTTTGATCTTACTCGAAAATATAGTAGGGAAGTATCGTAAGATCGGTAAAATTGTTCTGTTTGTGAGTCTTCTTTATTCGGTTTACGTCAGTTTTTCTTATACACAGATCTTAGGAAAGTTTGGAAGGAAGACTACAAAACTGAATGCGATCTATTTGGAACAAAGACCTGACTTGGTTGTGGTGCAGATCAGAACTTATTCTCAGATTCTAGGAAAATACTTTTTTCAAACACCTTCTGTTTGGCTTATGAGGGAAGGTCATATTAAGAATTTCTTCTCTAAGAATGATCCTGAGCAGTTTAAGAAAATATTATTTGTACAAACAAAAAACCCTATCGCGCAAAGTTTAGATGCGTCTGATCCTTTTTTGAATAATAAATATTATGAGAGTATTACTCAAAGCTTGGGTCCTGATTTCAAAAAGGTTTGGTCTGAAAATAAGGAAGATGTTTTGATCTTTTCTATGGAGAAAAAAAAGTAAAGCGGGGCAGTGCGCGAGAAGTGAAATGTTTTGCGCTGCTTCCTCGGTTGAAAGCAGGCAAAACGAAGCGGACCTTGTTACAATCTTACTCGTTTAAAAAGAAGAAGAAAAAGAATCCTGCGGCTTGCGCTCTAGGAATTCCCACTGCACTTCCGATCAAGGATCCATTTTTTCGTACGTCACCATTACTATCAATGCGTCCGATCAGGCTTCCGTTCTTGCGTACATCTCCGCTGGAATCAATCGAACCCACTAGCGATCCGTTCATTCGAATGTCTCCGTTAGAGTCGATTCGACCTATGAGGCTTCCGTTTTTCCGAACATCCCCGCCGGATTCAAATCTTCCAACGAGAGATCCATTCAGCCTTACGTCACCACTGGAGTCTATACTTCCGATAAGAGATCCGTTCTTTCTCAGATCACCTGCCTGCAAAGAACCCAAGCTAGCGCTTAAAAAGAGGATTGCAGTTACGAGTTTCAAAATTGGTTTCATTCATGTATCTCCGTATTCTTACTCATTCGTATGCATAGGGTAACAAGTATGGAAATACTTTTTGCGGGATATTTTCTTATAAATGTATCGTTCATTCCGATTGTTAAAGCAAAATTGTAACGTTAGTTTCTATTCTATTTCCTCATCAGATTCTAATTCTATTTCGCAAACCTTAGAATAGAATTTGGATTGGATCTCTTTTCTTTCTTTTACAATTCCTGAGATCTGGATATAAAAACTAGATTTCAATCCGTACAATCTTCCATAAACTCCATCTCCTTTCTTATAGGAAACTCTAGAATCTATTCGAAATTTTAAGATCCTCTTACCGATTATCTGTGCTGCGGCCAAGAACACTAGGTCAGAATCAAATAACTCCAGATAAAATTTAGGAAGAAGTCTGAATGTATTTTTTAAAAAAGACGTTTGGGTCATAGTGCGCATTCTATTAGAAAGACCGGACAAATTGGTATCATCCGTCTTAAAATCCGTTGTTTCCGGTTACGATTTGGTAAAAAGAAGGACTCGAGAAAATCCTTCTCAAATGATACGTATTTTTGATTGTCTCTGAATTTCCCGAAAGAAAGAATGTCCGGCATGAATCCAAGTACGAAAAAACTCCAAACCAAACTAGCGGTGATTCATCTTTTGCAAGAAAACAAAAGAATGAGTCTGGAGGATCTTTCCAAGTATTCCGGCATAGATGATATAAAAGATCTGAAAAAAGAACTGGGAAAATTGTACATGGTAGGTTCTTATCCATATACTCCGGATCAATTTGTGGAACTGGATTATGATGGAGAAACTATTGGCATCCGTTTGCCTTTGAGTCTTGAGCAAGGTTTGGTACTGAGCGTAAAAGAATGGGCAACGATCCGAAAATTATTTTTGGAAGAGGATGAAAAAGAAACAAGTCCTTCCAGGAAAAAAGTATTAAAATCTATATTAGATAAAATTCATACAATTTTACCTTCAGCAGGAACTCCTAGCGAAAACGAATTAAAAAAGAATATAGAGGATTCTATCTCTGAGGGTAAATCCTTACAAATCAAGTATCGTGCACAGGGTGAATCAGAAGCGGAATCTAGAATAGTAGATCCTTGGGCACTTTTAAGTTTTAGAGAAGACTATTTGATTGGCTACTGCCATTCCAGAAAAGCCCCTAGGACATTTAGATTGGATTCCATTCTTCAATTGAACAGGACTCAAGAGAATGTTGCAGAGATCCCAGACGAAGAAAGAAAGAATGCTATCTCCAAATTGAAAGATTTTCTAAAAGGTGGAGAAGGAGATTCGGATTTTGCTGAGGTCTATCATACCGCAGAAGTGTATTTTAATCTGCATTCTCGTTTACATTTAGAAAGAACTTCTACCAAAAAGCAGATTGGAGATATTACATACTATCTTTCTAAAGCAAGGATTAGGAACCAAGATTGGTTTTTGTCAGTCCTAAAAGGTTTTGGACCGAATGTAATTCTTGTTAGTCCTGTTACTTTAAAGGAAAGAATGGCGGCTTATTGGGAGACAATTTCTTCGGATCAGTCCAACTAGGAATCGATTGACTCCTCTCTCTTTAACATTGATTCAGGATATACCTTGCTTTCTCCCGCAAAGATCAACCTAGGATTAGAGATCCCTTACAAAAGACCTGATGGATTTCATGAGATTCGGAGTGTATTCTTACGCTTGAATTGGGGAGATGATATTCAGATAGAACCAATCACTCCTGGGTCTTTCGAGTTGGTTTCTGATAACCAGATCATTTTAGAAAAAAGAGTACTGTACGACGAGGTTTCCGAGAAAGGAGACCTAAGTAAGAATATTCTTTTCAAAACATTTTCCAAGATCAGAGCTCATTACAGAGAACTTCCAGGTGTCAGAATCCATCTTACTAAAAAAATTCCGCCTGCAGCAGGCCTGGGTGGTGGATCTACCAACGCAGCATCACTTTTCTCTTTTTATTTTGGTCTAAGTCCTGAGTTTAATTCGGACCATATATTCCAACTGGCAGCTGAGATTGGAGCAGATGTTCCATTCTTCTTATCCGAAAGTCATTGTTTGGTGTCGGGAAAAGGTGAGATCTTGAAGGACATACAAGTTCATCCTGGACAGGGGATTCTGGCCTTAACTCCTCAGATACTCTCGACCGCTGAAATGTACGCAGGTCTCAAAAAGCCTTTACAAGCCGACCCTCCCTCGAAAAGATGGATTTCTCTAGACAATGACGTCGAGTTTTCTTTAAAAGAAGGAAATTGGGCGGCTTTGAGAGAAAAGCTCGTAAACGACTTCGAGCCTCTTGCCTTCCAAAAGTTTCCCCAACTAGGGAAATTAAAGGAAAGTTTTTTGGCGAATGGAGCTAGTTACTCCTCCTTAACTGGATCAGGATCTTGTATCTATGGTTTGGTGCAGGGATTGGAAATACGGGAAGAGCTGTTAGCCAAAATGCAAACGGAATTTCCCGACCTTACGTTTGTAAGCTTTAATTATTAAAGAATGAAACTGGGCCGTCGCCAAGTGGTAAGGCAGCGGTTTTTGGTACCGCCATTTCATAGGTTCGAATCCTATCGGCCCAGCCACTGTTTGATTTCACCGGATTACTGAATGGACGCCAAAAAGGAAGCAGTCGCCGTAGTATTAGCTGCGGGAAAGGGAACCCGCATGAAGACGGAGCTCCCAAAGGTGGCTGTTCCTTTAAATGGAAAGCCCCTTTTAAACCATGTTATTGATCACCTCAAAGAAGCGGGTATCAATGACATAGTCATAGTTGTAGGCTATAAAAAAGAAGAAGTCCAAGCACTTTGCACAGGAATTCCTGGCATTCGTTTCGCTGAACAAAAAGAGCAATTAGGCACAGCTCACGCAGTATTAAGTGCCGAAGAATTTGTTAAATCTCATAAAGGTCCTATCCTTGTAGCTTGTGGGGATGTCCCAATGATCACAGGGGATACATTTAGTTCTCTCGTTTCCACTCATGTTGAAAATGAATTCTCCGCTACTCTTCTTTCCGCAAAGGTAGATATTCCTACTGGTTACGGAAGGATCGTTCGTAATTCTTCCGGAGAAGTAACCGCAATCGTTGAAGAAAAAGACGCAGATGTGGAACAGAAAAAAATAAACGAGATCAACACTGGAACTTATGTTTTTAGTTCCGAAATTCTTTTCGAATCTCTTAGAAAAATAGGAAACAGCAATGCTCAGGGAGAATATTATCTCCCTGATCTAGTAGGGTTGTACAAAAAAGAAGGAAAAAAGTTGGGCGCAGTGATTCTTAAAAACAGCGGAGAAAGCCAAGGTGTGAATTCTCCTACAGACTTGGAAAACTTAGCAGCAGTTTTAAATGGAGCGGGTGCAAAATGAGCGGCTCTAATATCGCAGTTTTTTCAGGATCTTCTAATCGTACTATCGCAAATGAAATTTGCCAAGAGTTAGGAATAGCTCCGGGTAAGATCAATCTTCGTAAATTTTCCGACGGAGAGATTGCGGTTAAGATAGAAGAGAACGTAAGAGGAAGAGACGTATTCGTTATCCAATCTACTTCTGCTCCTGCAAACGACAATCTAATGGAATTACTTTTGATCATGGACGCGTTAAGACGTGCTTCTGCAGAAAGTATTTCTGTAGTTGTCCCTTATTACGGCTATGGACGCCAAGATAGAAAAGCGGAACCAAGAGTTCCAATCTCTGCAAGAGTTGTCGCAGATCTGATCGAGACCTTAGGGCCGACAAGAGTGATCGTGATGGATCTTCATGCGGACCAAATCCAAGGTTTTTTCAAAGTGCCTGTGGATAATTTACACTTTAATCCAGTACTGGTAGAATATATCTTAAGCAAGAAATTCGATGATCTAGTTATCGTTTCTCCTGATTCTGGCGGCGCGGAAAGAGCTAGATCCTTTGGTAAAAAAGTGAACGCAACTTTAGCGATCATAGACAAGAGAAGACCAAAGGCAAACGTTTCCGAAGTGATGAACGTGATCGGAGAGATAGAAGGTAAGAATTGTATCCTTCTGGACGATATGATCGATACTGCAGGCACGATCTGTAAAGCGGCTGACGCTCTATTAAAAAATGGAGCTAAATCTGTATATTGTGCTGCTACTCATGGAGTTCTTTCCGGAGAAGCTATTGATCGTTTGAACTCTACTCCTTTCACGGAGGTCGTATTGTCTAATACGATCGAGATACCAGAGTCCAAAAAAATCACTAAGTTAAAAACTCTCTCAGTAGCTCCGTTATTCGCGGCGGCGATTCAGAGAATATCGACCAATCAATCGGTCAGTGACCTATTTATATAAGAACAAGGGTAAAAAACAATGAGCCACAAATTAGCTGTTAAAAAAAGGACTGAAACAGGCAAGAACATAAACAATCGTCTTCGCGCTGATGGACAAGTCCCTATTAATATTATCGGAGGCGGAAATGCCGCATCTGGTTCTGTAAACGAGAAAGAACTTGAAAAGCTAGTTCATTCCGGAATCCGTCAATCCACTCTAATCGAGTTGGAAGTAGAGGGAGAAGGAATCCAAAAGGTTTTCGTTAAAGAAGTACAACGTTTTCCTGAAATCGACAGAATTCGCCACGTAGACTTCTACAAAGTTGAGCCTGGTAAGAAGATCGTTACTAAGATCGGAATTCGCACTGAGGGAACTGCAAAAGGTTCTAAGATGGGTGGTCAGTTCGACCATTTGATCCATGAGATTCGTGTGAAAACTGTTCCTGAGGATCTACTTGAGACTCTGGTTCTAGATGTAACTGATCTAGATGTAGGCGATTTTATCAAAGTTAGTAACCTGAAAGTTCCTGCAAGCTGGGAAATTTTAGTTAATGGTGATCCAATCGTAGCTGCAGTTCTGAAAACCAAAGCTTTACTTGCTCAAGAAAGAGCAGAAGCTAAGGAAGCTGCCGGAGCGAAGCCGGGAGCAAAAGCCGGAGCTAAAAAAGGGAAATAATTTTCCCTTCCCGAGATCTAAAAAATTGGAGTACGTTATTGTATGAAGCTAATCGTCGGACTGGGTAACCCCGGAGACAAATACAATAATAACCGAGCAAATATCGGCTTCAAAATTTTGGACGTGATCGCCAATAATATCAACGTTGAGATCAAGACTAAAAAGAAAAAGTCTTTGATCGGGCGAGGCGATTTTGAAGGAGAAGAGGTCGTATTATTAAAACCTCAAACCTTCAGCGATCTTTCGGGAGAGTCCGTACTGTACATAGCTTCCTTCCTGAAAATTCAGGTACAGGATATTCTAGTAATCCACGAAGATTTAACCTTACCCTTGGGTAAAATTGTAGTGGATAAGGGAGCTAACGGAAACGAAAATCCTGGGATCAAATCAGTGATCCAATCCTTACGTTCTCCAAATTTTATCCGCATCCGTATCGGGATCGGAAACGACCAATTTGATGGCACAAATTTGGACGGATTTTTGAAGGAAGATTTCCAACCTTTAGAAAACTTAAGTTTGATCCAGATCATCAACGACGCGGAAGCCGCAATTCGCTCTATCAGTTTGGGCGATATAGAAGACGTGATCGAAAAATACAGATTGTAAAAATCCTTTACTTTTCCGGAAAAAAAGGGACTCTGATTATGGGGAACCTTTTCACTCGAAACGGTTTCCAAATAGTATCCGGTTTACGATTCCGGCAGGTCCAATGCCTGCTTCCTTTAGTCTAACCTACGGGAAGAATGTGGCTCCGAAGAGATGGCGGAGCTTGGGAGTTACACATGAATAACAATAATAAAGGTCTTAGATTACTTATACTTTTTATCTTAGTAATCCTAGGATTGGCAGTTCTTGTACCACATATCCACAATGTTCTGGAGAAGCCGAGAGTATTACCGTTCTCCCAATTTATGAACATGGTAGAACCGGATGCTAATTCAAAGCCTAAGGGAAAATTAGTCAAAACCAAAGATTCTAATTTCCCTGGTTGCGATAAGCTAATCCTAAAAGGAGAAATGATCAAAGGTTGCTACGAACCAGCTGACGAAGGAACTACAAAACCGATCGTTCAGTTTGAAACTATCATTCCGGCACCTTTGGACAAAGATTTCCTTACTGCTTTAAGAAAAACGAATATAGATTTCGAAGTAGTTCCTGCGGAAAGTAGTCAAGGATTCGGAATGTTGAGTTCCTTCCTTCTGATCGGATTGATCGGTATTTTCGTATTTTATTTTTTTATTATGCGTCAGGTTCAGTCGACCGGTAATAAGGCGTTCTCTTTTGGAAAATCTAAAGCTAAGATGACTGTAGATCCAAAAGTTAAAGTAAGTTTTGCAGACGTTGCGGGATGTGAAGAAGCTAAAACCGAGTTAGTAGAAATTATAGAATTCTTAAAAGATCCTAAAAAATTCCAAGCTATGGGCGCAAGAATCCCAACTGGAGTTCTTTTAGTTGGCCCTCCAGGAACAGGTAAAACTCTACTTGCTAGAGCAGTTGCAGGAGAAGCTGGAGTTCCATTCTTCAGTATCTCTGGTTCTGACTTCGTAGAAATGTTTGTTGGTGTGGGAGCTTCTCGCGTTAGAGACCTTTTCGAACAAGGTAAGAAAAATTCTCCATGTATCATCTTTATTGATGAGATCGATGCAGTGGGAAGATTGCGTGGAGCCGGAT
This window encodes:
- a CDS encoding LA_3751/LA_3752 family putative glycosyltransferase, with protein sequence MSFPGGKLHSKWTKYTYCFLFLLPLLYPFLLKPSEQLYSDHLGKFILGESVGRNGFLSGNLALPSRSLDPEGNYCSNECIRIGDELISPFPVALGYVYAIFLPWSGITGVYIAVSVLILLSLLFLSILWDWDPIYLGVLVLASPFLVNGYFFPDVGIASFLFIGGSFLFLRSDTSSSWMRFVSSGFICASAAWFRIESIVFPLSFIFFLSIYNISNIEERKKILSYSLGFLLGIGLLLGIQYVLYGHPLGPRFSFNQPTMFLLPWKKWKIYTGLLIANQNRIGFFGYTPGFLIALLFFVYYIFFNKNPLKRGLTFEISNRDLFVLSGLAAFFALVISAPNDGLIDFGSRYLHLSLPAFAGMFLILLENIVGKYRKIGKIVLFVSLLYSVYVSFSYTQILGKFGRKTTKLNAIYLEQRPDLVVVQIRTYSQILGKYFFQTPSVWLMREGHIKNFFSKNDPEQFKKILFVQTKNPIAQSLDASDPFLNNKYYESITQSLGPDFKKVWSENKEDVLIFSMEKKK
- a CDS encoding polymer-forming cytoskeletal protein codes for the protein MKPILKLVTAILFLSASLGSLQAGDLRKNGSLIGSIDSSGDVRLNGSLVGRFESGGDVRKNGSLIGRIDSNGDIRMNGSLVGSIDSSGDVRKNGSLIGRIDSNGDVRKNGSLIGSAVGIPRAQAAGFFFFFFLNE
- a CDS encoding helix-turn-helix transcriptional regulator; this encodes MNPSTKKLQTKLAVIHLLQENKRMSLEDLSKYSGIDDIKDLKKELGKLYMVGSYPYTPDQFVELDYDGETIGIRLPLSLEQGLVLSVKEWATIRKLFLEEDEKETSPSRKKVLKSILDKIHTILPSAGTPSENELKKNIEDSISEGKSLQIKYRAQGESEAESRIVDPWALLSFREDYLIGYCHSRKAPRTFRLDSILQLNRTQENVAEIPDEERKNAISKLKDFLKGGEGDSDFAEVYHTAEVYFNLHSRLHLERTSTKKQIGDITYYLSKARIRNQDWFLSVLKGFGPNVILVSPVTLKERMAAYWETISSDQSN
- a CDS encoding 4-(cytidine 5'-diphospho)-2-C-methyl-D-erythritol kinase, with the protein product MLSPAKINLGLEIPYKRPDGFHEIRSVFLRLNWGDDIQIEPITPGSFELVSDNQIILEKRVLYDEVSEKGDLSKNILFKTFSKIRAHYRELPGVRIHLTKKIPPAAGLGGGSTNAASLFSFYFGLSPEFNSDHIFQLAAEIGADVPFFLSESHCLVSGKGEILKDIQVHPGQGILALTPQILSTAEMYAGLKKPLQADPPSKRWISLDNDVEFSLKEGNWAALREKLVNDFEPLAFQKFPQLGKLKESFLANGASYSSLTGSGSCIYGLVQGLEIREELLAKMQTEFPDLTFVSFNY
- a CDS encoding sugar phosphate nucleotidyltransferase; amino-acid sequence: MDAKKEAVAVVLAAGKGTRMKTELPKVAVPLNGKPLLNHVIDHLKEAGINDIVIVVGYKKEEVQALCTGIPGIRFAEQKEQLGTAHAVLSAEEFVKSHKGPILVACGDVPMITGDTFSSLVSTHVENEFSATLLSAKVDIPTGYGRIVRNSSGEVTAIVEEKDADVEQKKINEINTGTYVFSSEILFESLRKIGNSNAQGEYYLPDLVGLYKKEGKKLGAVILKNSGESQGVNSPTDLENLAAVLNGAGAK
- a CDS encoding ribose-phosphate diphosphokinase is translated as MSGSNIAVFSGSSNRTIANEICQELGIAPGKINLRKFSDGEIAVKIEENVRGRDVFVIQSTSAPANDNLMELLLIMDALRRASAESISVVVPYYGYGRQDRKAEPRVPISARVVADLIETLGPTRVIVMDLHADQIQGFFKVPVDNLHFNPVLVEYILSKKFDDLVIVSPDSGGAERARSFGKKVNATLAIIDKRRPKANVSEVMNVIGEIEGKNCILLDDMIDTAGTICKAADALLKNGAKSVYCAATHGVLSGEAIDRLNSTPFTEVVLSNTIEIPESKKITKLKTLSVAPLFAAAIQRISTNQSVSDLFI
- a CDS encoding 50S ribosomal protein L25/general stress protein Ctc, translated to MSHKLAVKKRTETGKNINNRLRADGQVPINIIGGGNAASGSVNEKELEKLVHSGIRQSTLIELEVEGEGIQKVFVKEVQRFPEIDRIRHVDFYKVEPGKKIVTKIGIRTEGTAKGSKMGGQFDHLIHEIRVKTVPEDLLETLVLDVTDLDVGDFIKVSNLKVPASWEILVNGDPIVAAVLKTKALLAQERAEAKEAAGAKPGAKAGAKKGK
- the pth gene encoding aminoacyl-tRNA hydrolase; amino-acid sequence: MKLIVGLGNPGDKYNNNRANIGFKILDVIANNINVEIKTKKKKSLIGRGDFEGEEVVLLKPQTFSDLSGESVLYIASFLKIQVQDILVIHEDLTLPLGKIVVDKGANGNENPGIKSVIQSLRSPNFIRIRIGIGNDQFDGTNLDGFLKEDFQPLENLSLIQIINDAEAAIRSISLGDIEDVIEKYRL